A stretch of Lactiplantibacillus brownii DNA encodes these proteins:
- a CDS encoding IS3 family transposase: protein MKELLRKLKLPRATYYDRLKRNHKPDKYAKVKHFIRQEYVNSGASYGYRRMHKEAIDAGFTYSEETIRKIMTDMDLKVTLFSKHTGKYSSYKGTVGKIAPNLLKQKFNATKPLTVLHTDVTQVALYNGKWSYISVIIDEASKEVLSAVTSYSPNKKLIKATLRTAQKHIPNDLHPILHSDQGWQYQIPGYQSKLKEMGIIQSMSRKGNCHDNAPVESFFSLLKRECLNQYKIKNITELRGILNAYIEWFNHDRISMKTKGLSPISYRTQALAA from the coding sequence TTGAAGGAACTACTACGCAAGCTTAAATTGCCTAGAGCGACTTATTATGACCGTTTAAAGCGTAACCACAAACCTGATAAATACGCTAAGGTCAAACATTTTATTCGACAGGAATATGTTAATTCTGGAGCCAGCTATGGTTATCGACGTATGCATAAAGAGGCCATCGATGCTGGATTCACGTATTCCGAAGAAACAATTCGAAAAATCATGACCGATATGGATCTTAAAGTGACCTTATTCTCCAAACATACTGGCAAATATAGCTCCTATAAGGGGACCGTTGGTAAGATTGCGCCGAACTTGCTCAAACAAAAGTTCAACGCCACCAAGCCTTTAACTGTCTTGCACACTGATGTAACCCAAGTGGCACTATATAATGGTAAATGGAGCTATATCTCAGTCATTATTGACGAAGCCAGTAAGGAAGTGCTCTCAGCAGTGACAAGTTATTCACCTAATAAGAAGCTAATCAAAGCGACCTTAAGGACAGCCCAAAAGCATATTCCAAATGATCTTCACCCAATCCTCCATTCCGACCAAGGATGGCAATATCAAATTCCTGGTTATCAATCAAAGCTCAAAGAAATGGGCATTATTCAAAGCATGTCCCGAAAAGGGAATTGTCATGATAACGCACCCGTAGAGAGTTTCTTTAGTCTACTTAAGCGGGAGTGTTTGAACCAATACAAGATCAAGAATATTACCGAATTACGCGGTATCCTAAACGCTTATATTGAATGGTTTAATCATGATCGAATTTCAATGAAGACAAAAGGCTTAAGCCCTATAAGTTACAGGACTCAAGCCTTAGCAGCATAA
- a CDS encoding helix-turn-helix domain-containing protein yields the protein MTKYSSKFKAKVVHEYLDGGIGLNELQQKYQIARHSTVSSWVKRAQVHGMSSLKVSHHRNKYSQDYKISVVDYIQTHEISRNQAAIHFGISSSQANSWMKIYQEQGVAGLRPKPRGRRSTMSKHKNQNRSPKRLTATKEEKYKQQITELKRQLHNAELDRDILKTLATITRKQPK from the coding sequence ATGACTAAATATAGCAGTAAATTTAAAGCTAAGGTGGTTCATGAATATTTGGATGGGGGGATTGGATTAAATGAATTACAACAAAAGTATCAGATTGCCCGGCATAGTACTGTTTCTTCATGGGTAAAACGTGCTCAAGTTCATGGTATGAGTTCACTAAAAGTAAGTCATCATCGTAACAAGTATTCACAGGATTATAAGATAAGCGTGGTAGACTATATTCAAACTCACGAGATCAGTCGTAACCAAGCCGCAATTCACTTTGGAATTTCCAGTAGCCAGGCTAATAGTTGGATGAAAATTTACCAGGAACAAGGTGTGGCTGGATTGCGTCCTAAACCTCGTGGAAGAAGGTCAACCATGAGTAAACATAAGAATCAAAACCGCTCCCCAAAACGATTAACCGCAACTAAAGAGGAAAAATACAAACAACAAATCACTGAATTAAAGCGGCAACTGCACAACGCTGAATTGGATCGTGACATTTTAAAAACACTAGCGACCATAACCAGGAAACAACCAAAGTAA
- a CDS encoding ECF transporter S component, translating to MAGKQSTQFSTRMVAALGLLIAVDVALSMFVHIPVPMTHGYVNLCDAGIFIAALLFGRRGGAIVGGASGFLLDMILGYSQYMVFSLIVHGLEGFLVGQFGANKSKRQQLVALAIGSLVMVAGYFASDSILYTVPTGLIGVPMNAVQAVLGAVIAFPIVVQLKDRVKARFS from the coding sequence ATGGCAGGTAAACAATCAACACAGTTTTCAACCCGGATGGTCGCAGCTTTGGGGCTATTGATTGCGGTCGATGTGGCACTTTCAATGTTTGTACATATCCCAGTACCAATGACTCATGGGTACGTCAATCTTTGTGATGCTGGTATTTTTATTGCCGCTTTATTATTTGGCCGACGTGGTGGGGCTATCGTCGGCGGTGCCAGTGGCTTTTTGCTGGACATGATTTTGGGATATTCACAGTACATGGTCTTTTCGTTAATTGTCCATGGTTTGGAAGGCTTTTTGGTTGGTCAGTTTGGGGCCAATAAGTCTAAACGCCAACAACTCGTTGCCTTAGCAATTGGCAGTCTTGTGATGGTGGCAGGCTATTTTGCCTCTGATTCCATATTATATACGGTTCCGACTGGCTTAATCGGTGTGCCGATGAATGCCGTTCAAGCTGTACTGGGTGCGGTAATTGCTTTTCCAATCGTTGTGCAATTAAAAGATCGTGTTAAGGCGCGCTTCAGTTAA
- the tyrS gene encoding tyrosine--tRNA ligase — translation MNIINDLKWRGAINQQTDEAGLKELTENQSVSLYCGIDPTGDSMHIGHLIPFMILKRFQLAGHHPYVVVGGGTGAIGDPSGKNSERVLQTMDQVKHNEDGLNAQMHKLFGSDENFSIVNNYDWLSKLSLLDFLRDYGKLFSVNTMLNKEVVASRLEVGISYTEFTYQILQSVDFLHLYRAEHVQLQIGGADQWGNITAGTDLIHRLEGNEAKAYGLTIPLLLKADGTKFGKTAGGAVWLNPEKTSPYEFYQFWINQDDRDVVKYLKYFTFLSHEEIDALAETVKTAPEKREAQRRLAEEVTEFVHGKAAVVEAENITKALFTGEVQKLSADEIEQGFKGVPSADVTAEKQNIVLWLVDATKFESSRRQAREDIKNGAIRINGEKITDVDAEIDPSTAFDGKFVIVRRGKKRYFLARVN, via the coding sequence ATGAACATTATTAATGATTTAAAGTGGCGCGGCGCCATCAATCAGCAGACGGATGAAGCCGGTCTAAAGGAATTGACTGAGAACCAATCAGTGTCATTATACTGTGGGATTGATCCAACCGGTGATAGTATGCATATCGGCCATTTGATTCCCTTTATGATTTTGAAGCGTTTCCAACTTGCTGGACACCATCCATACGTGGTAGTTGGTGGTGGGACTGGTGCTATCGGTGATCCTTCTGGTAAGAATTCAGAACGGGTCTTACAGACGATGGACCAAGTTAAACACAATGAAGACGGGCTGAACGCGCAGATGCACAAGTTGTTTGGCTCAGACGAGAATTTTTCAATCGTCAATAACTACGACTGGTTGTCAAAACTTTCGCTATTAGACTTTTTGCGTGATTATGGTAAGTTGTTTAGCGTGAATACCATGTTAAATAAAGAAGTTGTGGCAAGTCGTTTGGAAGTCGGTATTTCATACACGGAATTCACTTACCAAATTCTACAATCTGTGGACTTCTTACATCTATACCGTGCCGAACATGTCCAATTACAAATTGGTGGCGCCGATCAATGGGGCAACATTACGGCCGGGACTGATTTGATTCACCGGTTGGAAGGCAATGAAGCTAAAGCATACGGCTTAACGATTCCATTATTGTTGAAAGCTGATGGGACGAAGTTTGGTAAGACGGCGGGTGGTGCAGTTTGGTTGAACCCTGAAAAGACGTCACCATACGAATTCTACCAATTCTGGATTAATCAAGATGATCGTGACGTCGTCAAATACTTGAAATACTTCACCTTCTTGAGTCATGAAGAAATCGATGCTTTGGCGGAGACCGTGAAGACGGCGCCAGAAAAACGTGAAGCGCAACGTCGATTAGCGGAAGAAGTCACAGAATTTGTCCATGGCAAAGCAGCCGTCGTTGAAGCTGAAAACATCACCAAAGCATTGTTCACTGGTGAAGTGCAAAAGCTATCTGCCGATGAAATTGAACAAGGTTTCAAAGGGGTCCCTTCAGCGGATGTCACTGCCGAAAAGCAAAATATCGTCCTTTGGTTAGTAGACGCGACTAAGTTTGAAAGCTCTCGTCGCCAAGCACGTGAAGATATTAAAAATGGTGCTATTCGCATCAATGGTGAGAAAATTACGGATGTTGATGCTGAGATTGATCCTAGCACTGCCTTCGATGGTAAGTTTGTCATCGTGCGTCGTGGTAAGAAACGTTACTTCTTAGCACGCGTTAACTAA
- a CDS encoding MFS transporter — protein sequence MTKKVDLKLILAVVAAGLLSFCGVIVETAMNITFPVLMRQFNLNAATVQWLTTAYLLVVSIIVPISSFLKRRFRTKTLFVTANLLFMTGLLIDACAGSFAMLVLGRIVQGLGTGIALPLMFNIILEGVPDNQKGTLMGIGTLITAIAPALGPTFGGLVVSSLGWHWIFILLLPLLLLSLGLGLFAIRQMTPTTTASFDVIAWLMVMVIFVGFTFAFNRLPNIATRPGEVLSLLAVGLVGLLGFVYRTQRSSQPLIKLAVFKVSSFDWHLLGFFLVQINALGLAFILPNYIQIVTGKSALLAGLFVLPGAAVGAAFAPLGGRILDHFGAAKPILTGAIVLAVAIAGFTLLGMHLTGGLILGLYIVLMVGMGLTMGNTMTSGLSQLSPSQQADGNAVFNTLQQFAGATGTAVVSALITLVQAQASGSLAHRTALGSTVAFILLFVLILSNLLVLTLAMRTRK from the coding sequence GTGACTAAAAAAGTCGATTTAAAATTAATCTTGGCGGTAGTGGCGGCTGGGCTACTGTCGTTTTGTGGCGTTATCGTTGAAACGGCGATGAATATCACTTTTCCAGTCTTAATGCGCCAATTTAACCTCAACGCGGCGACTGTTCAATGGTTGACAACGGCCTACTTGTTAGTCGTGTCGATTATTGTGCCCATTTCATCCTTCTTAAAACGCCGCTTCCGGACTAAAACGTTATTTGTGACGGCAAATTTGCTATTTATGACGGGATTATTGATTGATGCGTGCGCCGGTAGCTTTGCGATGCTAGTACTGGGTCGAATTGTACAGGGGCTAGGGACCGGGATTGCATTGCCATTAATGTTTAATATCATCTTAGAGGGCGTTCCGGACAATCAAAAGGGAACTTTAATGGGTATTGGAACGTTAATTACGGCGATTGCGCCTGCATTAGGCCCCACCTTTGGGGGACTTGTGGTCAGTAGTCTTGGCTGGCATTGGATTTTCATTTTACTCCTACCACTATTATTGCTATCGCTAGGATTGGGATTGTTTGCCATTCGACAAATGACACCCACCACTACGGCCAGTTTTGATGTGATCGCATGGCTGATGGTCATGGTGATTTTTGTCGGTTTTACCTTTGCCTTCAATCGCTTGCCAAACATTGCGACTAGACCGGGCGAGGTGTTGAGTTTATTGGCGGTGGGATTAGTTGGCTTGTTGGGGTTTGTTTACCGGACGCAGCGATCGTCTCAACCGTTGATCAAGCTAGCGGTTTTTAAAGTCTCATCGTTTGACTGGCATTTGTTGGGATTCTTCTTAGTCCAAATTAATGCGTTAGGCTTAGCGTTTATTTTGCCAAACTATATTCAAATCGTCACTGGGAAGAGTGCCTTACTGGCGGGATTGTTTGTCTTGCCTGGCGCTGCGGTGGGGGCAGCTTTTGCGCCGTTGGGTGGTCGTATCTTGGATCACTTTGGTGCGGCCAAACCAATATTAACTGGAGCCATTGTTTTGGCTGTGGCGATTGCCGGTTTCACCCTATTAGGGATGCACTTAACAGGGGGCTTGATTTTAGGACTTTATATTGTGTTAATGGTTGGCATGGGGTTAACGATGGGCAACACGATGACAAGTGGGTTGAGCCAATTGTCGCCAAGCCAACAAGCGGATGGTAATGCGGTTTTTAATACGCTCCAACAATTTGCTGGTGCAACGGGGACGGCGGTCGTTTCAGCCTTGATCACGTTAGTACAAGCTCAGGCCAGCGGTTCATTGGCACACCGGACAGCTTTAGGGTCAACCGTGGCATTCATCCTGTTGTTTGTCTTGATTTTAAGCAATCTCTTGGTCTTAACTTTAGCGATGCGGACGCGGAAATAA
- a CDS encoding MarR family winged helix-turn-helix transcriptional regulator has product MKNSLGIAIKKANNALARDSDHYAKQLGLTGVQISTINYIADHEATQTIFQRDLEHEFNIRKATASSLVSTMVRKQLLVRVPAPTDARYKQLLLTPQARQLATQIEAFFETSERRIQTLLTTNTSLTYDSLTQISTAFTAENTPEP; this is encoded by the coding sequence ATGAAAAATTCACTTGGAATCGCCATTAAAAAAGCCAATAATGCGTTAGCACGAGATTCAGATCACTACGCCAAGCAGCTCGGTTTAACCGGAGTGCAAATCAGCACGATTAATTACATTGCCGATCATGAAGCCACCCAGACCATTTTTCAGCGTGATCTTGAACATGAATTTAATATCCGTAAAGCAACCGCCTCTAGTCTGGTCTCAACCATGGTTCGTAAACAATTACTCGTACGAGTCCCAGCGCCGACCGATGCCCGCTATAAGCAACTATTATTGACGCCCCAAGCACGACAACTCGCTACCCAGATTGAAGCTTTCTTTGAGACCAGTGAGCGCCGCATTCAAACCCTGTTAACGACCAATACGTCATTAACTTACGATAGTTTAACGCAAATTAGCACGGCCTTTACGGCGGAAAACACCCCAGAACCTTAA
- a CDS encoding GH25 family lysozyme yields MKHSAWGLKLLMGFIAMLCLAVPLHAQAEALAIPDISEWQGRLTATQVEAMKPRVSFVINRRQYGSNYIDKDAANNTALYVKYGIPFGEYDFSLFTNAASAREEARLFYARSNKQARFYVLDFEVDTVTSGTTNAAVAAWVQQMRALTHKKLIFYSYQSFATTYASSSRFLFDAQWIADATATPPRIPYDLWQYTDHFYMAGLNEYVDNSRVATWVHPVSWWLATGQPAPASVSQPKRPVAVKKPVPAKKVAVVKQPQPAVKKKPVAKKAVPVKKKPVTKKVSVVRKTTPPVKRVVAKPVTQNVKRQPIRWVTSDYQVGQVVALSSTARTYYGNRTKIRPSAKYRLLRVTAVKSIKADRSRQAIYLATLHQWVLSQDVTGYWAGQHGAYTATRSLQFYRDSHLRRATGRRLVAGKQINARLITVGATTVLKTSAGYLTANVTAVTPAYYERMPAQRWVRAKVGLQQYSYSTFTRHDLSRTRIRRNSRIPVKRLGERADGSRYFVTPNGRYITADKQSVTV; encoded by the coding sequence ATGAAGCATTCAGCATGGGGATTGAAATTGCTGATGGGATTTATCGCAATGCTTTGCTTAGCGGTGCCATTGCACGCGCAAGCGGAAGCATTAGCGATCCCGGATATTTCGGAGTGGCAAGGCAGATTAACCGCCACACAGGTTGAAGCAATGAAGCCACGCGTTTCATTTGTGATCAATCGGCGCCAGTATGGATCAAATTATATTGATAAAGATGCCGCAAATAATACGGCGCTATATGTTAAGTATGGTATTCCATTTGGGGAGTATGATTTTTCGTTATTTACAAATGCAGCTAGTGCTCGCGAGGAAGCACGACTATTTTATGCGCGATCAAATAAGCAGGCCCGGTTTTACGTGTTGGACTTTGAAGTTGATACGGTGACTTCCGGCACGACCAATGCGGCGGTCGCTGCTTGGGTGCAACAGATGCGCGCTTTAACGCATAAAAAACTGATTTTCTACTCGTATCAATCGTTTGCGACGACTTACGCTAGTTCATCACGGTTCTTATTTGATGCGCAGTGGATCGCCGACGCAACAGCCACGCCACCAAGAATACCTTATGATTTATGGCAATATACAGACCACTTTTATATGGCCGGTCTCAATGAGTACGTGGATAATAGTCGCGTCGCCACTTGGGTTCATCCGGTCAGTTGGTGGCTGGCAACCGGTCAACCCGCACCTGCAAGTGTGAGTCAGCCGAAACGGCCGGTAGCCGTCAAAAAGCCAGTACCAGCGAAAAAAGTCGCGGTCGTTAAGCAGCCCCAACCAGCCGTTAAAAAGAAACCAGTCGCTAAAAAGGCTGTGCCGGTCAAAAAGAAACCGGTCACTAAAAAAGTTAGTGTGGTCAGAAAAACGACTCCGCCAGTTAAGCGGGTCGTGGCTAAACCTGTGACTCAAAACGTGAAGCGCCAGCCAATCAGATGGGTCACTAGCGATTATCAAGTAGGGCAAGTTGTGGCCCTATCGTCGACGGCTAGGACCTATTATGGTAACCGAACTAAAATCCGACCTAGTGCAAAATACCGTTTGTTACGGGTGACGGCGGTTAAATCAATAAAAGCTGACCGTTCACGCCAAGCCATTTACTTGGCAACGTTACATCAGTGGGTTTTATCGCAAGATGTGACTGGCTACTGGGCTGGTCAACATGGCGCCTATACGGCAACTCGATCGTTGCAATTTTATCGCGACAGCCATTTACGGCGAGCAACGGGTCGGCGTTTAGTAGCTGGCAAGCAAATTAATGCTAGACTGATAACTGTGGGTGCAACAACTGTTTTGAAAACCAGCGCGGGTTATTTGACTGCCAATGTGACTGCGGTGACACCAGCTTATTATGAACGGATGCCTGCACAACGATGGGTTCGGGCTAAAGTTGGCCTACAACAGTATAGTTACTCGACATTTACAAGACATGATTTAAGCCGCACTCGAATCCGTCGAAATAGTCGGATTCCGGTGAAAAGATTAGGTGAACGTGCCGATGGGTCGCGGTACTTTGTCACGCCAAATGGGCGCTATATTACGGCGGATAAACAATCAGTGACAGTTTAG
- a CDS encoding C39 family peptidase, producing the protein MPKHIQRRRIWPTVIVTLLVLGIGGFSAVQVSDWSEASFKTKQPKTSQTATKPQPKVVNQVKLSVPLVEQMTEPKLYNGCEVTSLTMMLNYYHINVTKNQLATKLTSVPLDYDNGEHGNPNVGFVGDVTGANPGLGVYHGPIVKLAKTQTSQVKDLTGSSFDQVIAQLELGRPVWTITTGTFAPVSTMKTWQTPQGSVKVTYDMHSVVIVGFDRAKKVVYINNPYGYKQQAVNWSDFEGAYNQMGKQAVVLTLNH; encoded by the coding sequence ATGCCAAAACACATTCAGCGACGGCGCATATGGCCGACTGTTATCGTGACACTATTAGTTCTAGGAATTGGTGGCTTTTCGGCGGTACAGGTTTCGGATTGGAGCGAAGCATCGTTCAAAACCAAGCAACCAAAGACGAGTCAAACCGCAACTAAACCACAGCCCAAAGTTGTGAATCAGGTCAAGTTGTCAGTGCCATTAGTCGAGCAAATGACGGAACCAAAATTATATAACGGTTGCGAAGTGACGTCGTTAACGATGATGTTAAATTATTATCACATCAATGTCACGAAGAACCAACTGGCAACTAAATTAACTAGTGTACCGTTGGATTATGATAACGGTGAGCACGGCAATCCAAACGTGGGTTTTGTCGGCGATGTGACTGGTGCCAATCCCGGTTTAGGGGTTTATCATGGCCCAATCGTGAAATTAGCTAAGACTCAAACCAGTCAAGTTAAAGATTTAACCGGGTCCAGTTTTGACCAAGTGATTGCTCAATTGGAATTAGGTCGCCCTGTGTGGACGATCACAACGGGAACTTTTGCTCCCGTTAGCACGATGAAAACTTGGCAGACACCACAAGGGTCGGTCAAGGTGACTTATGACATGCATAGTGTGGTCATCGTTGGGTTTGATCGGGCTAAAAAAGTCGTTTACATCAACAATCCTTATGGCTATAAGCAACAAGCCGTTAATTGGTCTGATTTTGAAGGGGCCTACAATCAAATGGGTAAACAAGCGGTTGTTTTAACTTTAAACCATTAG
- a CDS encoding NAD(P)H-binding protein — MQNILVAGRLTLDQSQAILKAVQQLPAVRLTVYTTDVSVWPVAGNVIAGELTDTAGLTAAMLAQDLVLVQLDSSALVAQTQSITAAMATTQTMQLVVSMTDSVLSLAQTTVKWYQQRRQRQQLAAIRTVEHLLRRSQLNFTLIQGTTAADTTLYNQMLSQTWTTAVPARRSLAVTDYLTADLALPFSA, encoded by the coding sequence ATGCAAAATATCTTAGTTGCTGGCCGATTAACCTTAGATCAGAGTCAGGCCATCTTAAAAGCAGTTCAACAATTACCCGCAGTGCGTTTGACCGTCTATACGACCGACGTCAGTGTTTGGCCCGTAGCCGGCAATGTGATTGCTGGCGAATTGACAGACACAGCGGGGTTAACCGCAGCGATGTTAGCGCAAGACCTGGTCTTGGTTCAACTCGATTCTAGTGCCTTGGTCGCGCAAACACAATCCATTACCGCAGCCATGGCAACGACCCAAACGATGCAACTTGTTGTCAGCATGACTGACAGCGTCCTATCACTCGCACAAACTACGGTTAAATGGTATCAGCAACGTCGTCAACGCCAACAATTAGCGGCCATTCGAACAGTGGAACACTTGTTACGTCGTAGTCAGCTAAACTTTACCTTGATTCAAGGAACGACTGCGGCTGACACGACGCTCTATAATCAAATGCTAAGCCAAACCTGGACCACGGCAGTACCAGCTCGACGGTCTTTGGCGGTAACTGATTATTTGACTGCTGATTTAGCCCTCCCGTTTTCAGCTTAG
- a CDS encoding sensor histidine kinase codes for MEAVLYALSLLSGAYEMLVMMIAFHELLTWRLATVWVTLIIANCEFAQLATAFWPQVPLVFFWVVPLTIITTVMSARLLYTKWILTLPIAIFLNAVKRLIGGMAGSFLKWIMSSDAPMRLRQSIDMHNLAANINLFGAAMLCLPAMIIIGLIAHHFVIKSAAADFFQHAKIDHSDYLLVLLCYGLYIGAYAYVMQLSVTSQTFVASASSLIFGIIVFYVVSNKNSRLTDAQLLSEVSDYNELLGHRNQQLHLFKHDYQNILLSLSQYIQNEDMPGLKTYFENEVMTSGQSLNVDVGPEQLRNLQVPALSGLIYSKYEAAASRGVELQLNVLQAIELPEAAHVNIVRILGNLIDNAIDAASQVDHRVQLSIRQTTAGTVDFTVENKVPAGETIDLARIKKSRFTTKPGHLGYGLSSISQLASKNVAVRYQIQEGTFSATLTIHKAH; via the coding sequence ATGGAAGCTGTATTATATGCACTTTCCTTACTTTCAGGAGCTTATGAAATGTTAGTCATGATGATTGCCTTCCACGAGCTTCTGACCTGGCGGCTGGCAACCGTGTGGGTCACACTAATTATCGCGAATTGTGAATTTGCGCAACTTGCAACGGCATTTTGGCCTCAAGTTCCACTAGTCTTCTTTTGGGTCGTACCACTCACCATTATCACGACCGTCATGAGTGCGCGCTTACTCTACACAAAATGGATCTTAACCTTGCCAATTGCGATTTTTTTAAATGCCGTCAAACGCCTGATTGGTGGGATGGCAGGCAGTTTTCTCAAATGGATCATGTCTTCTGATGCGCCCATGCGATTACGCCAGTCCATCGATATGCATAATTTAGCCGCTAATATCAACTTGTTTGGTGCGGCAATGCTTTGTCTCCCAGCCATGATCATTATTGGCTTAATCGCGCACCATTTTGTGATCAAATCAGCCGCCGCTGACTTTTTCCAACATGCCAAAATTGATCATAGCGACTATTTACTAGTCCTACTCTGCTATGGCCTATACATAGGGGCTTATGCTTATGTCATGCAATTATCGGTTACCTCACAAACCTTTGTAGCCAGTGCTTCAAGCTTAATTTTTGGGATTATCGTTTTCTACGTCGTTAGCAATAAAAATAGTCGCTTGACCGATGCCCAGCTCCTTAGCGAAGTTTCTGACTATAATGAACTCTTAGGCCATCGCAACCAACAGTTGCATCTCTTCAAGCACGACTATCAAAATATCTTACTCAGTCTTTCGCAATACATTCAAAATGAGGATATGCCTGGTCTGAAAACATATTTTGAAAATGAAGTCATGACCAGTGGGCAAAGTTTAAATGTGGACGTTGGCCCTGAACAACTGCGCAATCTACAGGTTCCCGCACTAAGTGGCCTAATCTATTCTAAATACGAGGCCGCAGCAAGTCGTGGCGTGGAGTTACAGCTCAACGTCTTACAAGCCATCGAATTACCAGAAGCCGCCCATGTCAACATTGTGCGCATCTTGGGAAACCTGATTGATAATGCGATTGACGCTGCCAGTCAAGTGGACCACCGGGTTCAACTTAGCATTCGACAAACGACCGCTGGTACCGTTGATTTCACCGTTGAAAACAAAGTTCCCGCTGGTGAGACGATTGATCTCGCACGCATTAAGAAAAGTCGCTTTACAACCAAACCGGGTCATCTCGGCTATGGATTGTCAAGCATCTCACAATTAGCCAGTAAAAACGTCGCAGTCCGCTACCAGATTCAAGAAGGGACATTCTCAGCGACCTTAACCATTCATAAGGCACACTAG
- a CDS encoding YueI family protein, with product MSQSEDEMSKHLQSAIFGTPVLHPDEQHRNLGTFHERIDLGITFTQALLRDYSAELETEISAHPNYQLLLHGLLDQDILDRYIKLANQANLKFAIRNDLLYLHEPDSLAIALAAPCAIQPATINIDDRFPQPASATTSTIPKQLLLERIYQHLERNRRNYHQRHQTK from the coding sequence ATGTCACAATCCGAAGATGAAATGTCTAAACATCTACAATCGGCAATATTTGGTACCCCAGTCTTACATCCAGACGAACAACACCGAAATCTAGGCACTTTTCATGAGCGCATTGATTTAGGAATTACTTTTACCCAGGCACTTTTGCGGGATTACTCTGCAGAATTAGAGACCGAAATTTCTGCTCATCCTAATTACCAACTTTTGTTGCATGGGCTACTGGACCAAGATATTTTAGATCGGTATATCAAACTTGCTAATCAGGCTAACTTAAAGTTTGCCATCCGTAATGATCTGCTGTACCTGCACGAACCGGACAGTTTAGCCATTGCGTTGGCAGCGCCTTGCGCCATTCAACCAGCCACCATCAATATTGATGACCGGTTCCCGCAACCAGCATCAGCAACAACTTCAACGATTCCTAAACAATTATTATTGGAACGAATCTATCAGCATCTTGAACGTAATCGGCGCAACTATCATCAGCGCCATCAAACTAAATAG
- a CDS encoding DUF554 domain-containing protein, whose protein sequence is MIGTFFNVGMILVGCTLGSLFKKGIKPAYHEILMQALGLAATVIGINAVVQRMPQSKYPVLFIVSLALGGLIGQALDLQGRFDKLVGRFSGGNLAEGLATAILLYCIGSLSILGPIEAALKHDYTFLFTNGMLDGITSIVLASTFGFGIAIAAGVLFAWQGSLYVLALILQGALNTAILNEITIVGGILILGSGLGLLNIKKINTLNLLPSLLVPPIVIGILQLFH, encoded by the coding sequence ATGATTGGGACATTTTTTAATGTTGGAATGATTTTAGTGGGTTGTACGCTTGGTAGTCTATTTAAAAAAGGCATCAAGCCAGCCTATCATGAGATTTTGATGCAGGCATTGGGATTAGCGGCGACCGTGATTGGGATCAATGCCGTGGTTCAGCGGATGCCCCAAAGTAAATATCCGGTTTTATTTATTGTCAGTTTAGCGCTGGGGGGCCTCATTGGCCAAGCGTTGGATCTGCAAGGCCGTTTTGACAAACTTGTGGGTCGTTTCTCCGGTGGCAATCTCGCGGAAGGACTGGCTACCGCCATTTTGCTCTATTGTATTGGCTCGTTATCTATTTTGGGGCCAATTGAGGCTGCCTTAAAACATGACTATACCTTTTTGTTCACGAACGGGATGTTAGATGGGATTACGTCGATCGTGTTAGCGTCAACTTTTGGTTTTGGCATCGCGATTGCGGCGGGTGTGTTGTTTGCGTGGCAAGGGTCGCTTTATGTCTTGGCATTGATCCTGCAAGGAGCCTTAAATACGGCTATTTTAAATGAGATCACAATTGTCGGGGGTATCTTGATCCTCGGTTCTGGCTTAGGTTTATTAAATATCAAAAAAATCAATACTTTAAATTTATTACCCTCACTCCTTGTACCACCAATCGTCATCGGAATTTTGCAATTATTTCATTAA